From Halorussus lipolyticus:
GACGCGGCGGGGGAGTGAATCTCGAAGTATATCGCTTCTCCAGCGACCGTCTGTGTGACACGAGGAAAAGCAATAGGTCAAACGTATCTACCGCATACTCGCTCTTATCGACTCAATAACCATGAGGACAGCTGGCGTAGGTCGGGGCGACATGGGAACACCGCAACTGGAGTTCGACAGCGACGTCGAGGGGCGAATCTACCGGTACGTCGAGCGCCACGGGTCGGCCACCCGCGAGGAGGTCCGCGACGAGGTCCGGGTCGAGGAGACGGCGGGGGCTAAGCCGCCCCGGTCGGGTACCGAGTCGCCGGCCCGGCTACCGGTCGCGGAGTTCAACGAGTACATCGACGACCTCCTCGAATCGGGGCCGCTGACCGAGCGCGACGGACGACTCTACGTCGAACCCGACGAGGAAACTGAAATTCACGAGACCGACGGCTTCGAGTACGTGGTCCGGCCCGCCGACGAGGACGACCGCGAGGCCATCGCGGCCCGCATCCGGGAGGTCGCCGACGAGGGCGCAATCGTGGTGGACGAGCGAGTGGCGGATGCGATAGAGCAGGAGGGGGCGCTGATTCGGCTCAACGAGCGCGAGTCCCGGATGTTCTTCGTGGCCGAGATTCGGCCGGCGGGCGGCGAGTCGGCGGGTGACGAATCGGAGGACAGGGAGTCGGAGCGCGAAATCGTCGGCTGGGTCCACGTCCACGGCTTCGAACTCCCGGC
This genomic window contains:
- a CDS encoding GNAT family N-acetyltransferase; the protein is MGTPQLEFDSDVEGRIYRYVERHGSATREEVRDEVRVEETAGAKPPRSGTESPARLPVAEFNEYIDDLLESGPLTERDGRLYVEPDEETEIHETDGFEYVVRPADEDDREAIAARIREVADEGAIVVDERVADAIEQEGALIRLNERESRMFFVAEIRPAGGESAGDESEDRESEREIVGWVHVHGFELPARSHTAELTVGVAPEYRENGIGGTLLERGISWGDDEDCIKVYQSLPATNDAALDMLDEHGWEREATRADHYEVEGELVDEVQMAKRLDGE